The following is a genomic window from Saccopteryx bilineata isolate mSacBil1 chromosome 4, mSacBil1_pri_phased_curated, whole genome shotgun sequence.
TGACGCAGAGTTCCCACTTTCCTGCTCGGGAGGCCTCAGACCCAGGGCCTGATTTGATCCTTCCTGTGTCGGTGGGGACAAGGAACATCTGCCGAGTCTGCTTCTCCTCTGAGCACACTGTGACTACAGGGAGCAGGGAGCTCTTTTTCCTGGCCTGTTCCCACAGCATCTTGGGTCTGCTCTTCTGGAGTCCCTGGGACTCTCCCCGAGTTGGAGGGttgttgagcacctgctgtgtggggGTCTTGTCGTGAGGCTATGGAGCGACAGGCTTAGACCCCTCTCTAAGCCCACTTCTTGCTCTGACCTGGTTCCGAGGCCATAGAAGCCTGGGGCTGGTGTGAACCCCTTGAGATGTCTGAGCTTGTCCCTTGGGCTGTGCTGGGGGACAGGGAAGCCTCTGCTGTACAAGCCAGAGCACGAGCATCAGTCTGGCCTGGGCCTATAACAGGCTGTATGCCGGCCACAGGGATCGTCAGTGGTGAGGACTATGAGGAGGTGGACAGGTACAACCGCCAGGGCCGAGCTGGCCGGGCCAGTGGCCGTGGAGCGCAGCAGAGCCGCCGAGGAAGCTGGAGGTACAAGAGGTGGGAGTATTTGCATGCTGCTGACCTTCTCCGGGCACCACTGCTGTGGGGCAGCAGCCCTCAGCTGGACTGGGAACAGGCACAGGGCTCATGGGACTCTAGCCTTCTAGTATCTGGTGTCCTGGGCATGGCCAGAGGGTCTGCTCAGTGTCCTCAGTGAACAgacatttcctcctctttcctctagTTTCAGCCAGACACATTAGGACTTGCAGATTGGGGTGGGTGAGAGGGGCAGCTGTGCCATGAAATACCAGTGCTGCAGGCACATGCTCAGTCTTGGGTTGCTCCCAATGCCAAGCCAGATCCAGGCAACTTTAGATTctagatcaggcgtccccaaactacggtccacgggctgcatgcagcctgctgaggccatttatctggccccctgctgcacttccggaaggggcacctcttttcattggtggtcagtgagaggagcactgtatgtggcggccctccaacggtctgaggaacagtgaactggccccctgtgtaaaaagtttggggactcctgttctAGATGTTACTAACCCAGACACTGAGCCCAGATGCTGCCTGTAAGCTATAGCCATAAGGCTGGTGGGAGGACCCCTGCAGCTCTACAGCTCCCTCTTGTGGCCAGGGAAGGTGGGCCAACACTAACTCGGCTGGCCTTAGGCCTAGCTCCCAGCAGCCTCCTGGTGTCCAGACTTCCTAGGGCTGAGGCCCCTCCCAGCCTCTTGCCCTGCACACTGCTGTAGTCCAGGGCCCTGCTCGGTCTGAAGGCCTCCCCATCTCAGGGAAGAAGAGGACCGAGAAGTTGCAGCTGCCATCCAGGCCTCGGTGGCCacacagcagctgcaggagctgcACAGGAGTGAGGACCGGGAGGAAAGCAGCAGGCTCaagaaggaggaggcagggtcATGGGGGCCCGAGGAGCCCCGGGGGTCCCGGCGCCTGCTTCGGACTCAGGGTGAAGGCCCAGGTGAGCCGGCCCAACTGCATGCAGCTCTGCCTGGGCCTGGGAGCCCCTGGGAAGCTCCTTGGTCACCCAAGAGGTCCTTTTCGTACTCCCTCGATGTCGGTCAGCCCTGGCACAGGGTCATTTTGTGGCTTGCAGGCCCCAAGGAAGCCTCGACGAACGGTCCTGTGAACCAAGAGGCCTTCCCAGCTGCAGGAGCCCCACTTCTGAGGTACACACGCATGTGAACTGGGCGGAAGTGCAGAGCTCATGGAGGGTGGGTGCAGGGTGGTCCAGGTCCGGGCAGGCCActgacccctctcccctccctgggctCAGCGCCCTCCCGTCCCCCATTTCGAAGCTCAAGGATGAAGATTTCCCCAGTCTCTGCACTTCCTCTTCCTGCTCCACGGCAGCAGCGCCGGGCCCTGTGGGGCTGGCACTGGTGTACCCTGTTCCCACAAGGGGCAGGAGCACCTTCCGGGATGATGACTTCCCTGCCCTGGTGTCCTCAACCGCCAAGCCCAGCACAGTCCCCACCAGCCTCATCTCGGCCTGGAATAACAGCAGCAGCAAGAAGGTGGTGCAGCCCACCCCAGGGGCCCAGGCTGCCGGAGGGGGCAGTCAGCCCCCCAGGAAGTCTGGGAAGGGGGGTAAGGGCAGCAAGAAGGGTGGGCTGCCCCccatggaggaggaggaagaggaggatagCCGCACTGGCCTCACTACCCAGGAGCTGCGTAGCGTGCCCACCACAGTTGCTGTGTCCTCCCTGCTGGCTCTGGCCTCCACCCAGACCTTTACCAAAGTCGGCAAGAAGAAGAAGGTGGGCTCTGAGAAGCTGGATGCTGCATCACCCCTGCCACAGTTTCCTGACAAAGATGGGCCCCCTGGCACTGAGCAGGCCCCCTTAGCCACCACGGGCAGAGCTGAGGGTCCAGTTGCTGTCATTGTCAATGGACACACAGAAGGGCCGGCCCCTGCTCGGAGTGTCCCCAAGGAACCCCCTGGGCTCCCACGGCCCCTAGGgccccttccctgccccacaTCCCAAGAAGACTTCCCAGCTCTCGGTGGCCCCTCTCCACCCAggatgccccctcccccaggtagGTACACCTGGCTCAGGCCTACTTCTAAACATCTGGGAAGGGGCCGGGGTAGCAGAGTcaggctggagccccaccccagGGCAGAGGTTATGTTGTACAGGCAGACAAAGGACTGCAGGCCGGCGGGATTTCAGCCTGTGTAGTACTTTCCAGCAGCCTTGGCAGCATAGAAGTCTAGATGCCAAAGATACCATCACCTGTGAAACAGCATGATCTTGGCCCACCACTTAATCTCTTTGTGTTCCATTCTCCATGTAAAACTGGGCGATCCCAGCAGTTAACTAAAGTCAGGGTTTGCCACAAGAGAGTGCAGCATTTGTGCTGGCTCTGGGCACCATCTGGCTCGAGTCTACTCTTCAGGGGAGGTACGGTCTGGATGGGAAGCCTGGTCCTGGGgatctgggaagcagaggacaagGCCTGGCTGTCCTTGGCCGGCTAGGCTCATTGTCTGGGTCTTGGTGTGCCACCCCCATAGGCTTCAGCTCTGTGGTCCTTCTGAAGGGCAGTCCACCCCCACCTCCGCCGGGTCTGGTGCCCCCAGTCAGCAAGCCGCCCCCTGGCTTCTCGGGCCTCCCCAGCACCCACCCTGCTTGTGTCCCCAGCACTACCACCACAAGAGCGTAAGTGAGGCAGACTGCCTGGCCTTGTGCTCTTGGGGGCCAAGGGAGAGTGCCCTCACCTTGGACCACCCCAAAGACTGAAGCCTCCATCTCCTGACCCCCACATCCAGGCTGACACCAGCACCTCAGGCCTACCTAGTCCCCGAGAACTTCCGGGAGAGGAACCTGCAGCTCATCCAGTCCATCAAGGACTTCCTGCAGAGTGATGAAGCCCGCTTCAGCGAGTTCAAGAGTCACTCGGGGGAGTTTAGACAGGTTAGGCtggtgggaggaggaggtggaggtggggtgggggcagtagTGCAGCCTGCCACCTGGGGCCCAGGTGTGGGCCAGGGGTGACTGAGTCTGGCTCTGGGTGGTAGGGCATAATCTCCGCAGCCCAGTATTATAAGAGTTGCCGGGACCTGCTTGGGGAGAACTTCCAGAAGATCTTCAATGAGCTGCTGGTGCTCCTGCCTGACACAGCCAAGCAGCAGGAGCTGCTGTCTGCACACACGGACTTCCGAGGCCAAGACAGGCTTCCTGGCACCAAGGCCAAGAAGAACAAGAAGAGTGCGTGGCAGGCCAGCACCCAGCAGATGGGGTTGGACTGCTGTGTATGCCCCACCTGCCAGCAGGTGCTCGCAAATGGTGACGTCAGCAGCCACCAGGCTCTGCACACTGCCCAGGATGACGACTTCCCCTCTCTGCAGGCTGTTGCCAGGACCCTCACATAGCTCCTGCTGTATGGGTAGGAGTGGCCACACCTGCAAGCCTCTTttgtccctcttcctcctcctggacTGCCAGGCAGCCTGGTGAGGCCACATGCTCAGGCCCCTTGGTTGGCCGGCCCACCAAGGGTCATAAGGACAGCCCAGCACACTGTCAGGCAGGAGtcctcctggtttcctcttgggAACTGGGCAGACACCCTTGCCTCAGTGGTGCGCCAGTCATGGTTTGTATCTCATGGTGTTGGAAGGTTCCAGGGGAGGGAAGAGCCAGGGTGCCAGGACTTGTTTGTGCTATTAGAGCTAGTGGCCATAGAGGCCCGATCCAGGACTTCTGGAGCCTGAGGGCTATACAGCACCATGGCCCCCAAGCCTGAAGCTGTGGGTTCCCTGGTGCTGGAGTAAAATAGTGTGTTGTGTCAACAGTTGGCTATTTCATGATTCAAGAATGTTCAGGATTAAAAGCAGACACGAAATTGTACTACTTGAAGTTAAATCTTTCTATGAAACAAGCTGAATCTGGGATCTCAAATTGCCTCTgaccttttataaaaatttatcttcaaataaatttattttgcaataatGCACATAGCtggtggtttatttttttatttttttaatttttaattttttttacagagagagtcagagagagggacagacagacaggaacggagagatgagaagcatcaatctttttttttgttgttgcgctttgcaacaccttagttgttcattgattgctttctcatatgtgccttgactgcgggccttcagcagaccgagtaaccccttgctggagccagcgactttgggctcaagctggtgagcttttgctcaaaccagatgagcccgcactcaagctggcgacctcggggtctcgaacctgggtcttccgcatcccagtccaacgctgcgccgccacctggtcaggcttttttttttttttttttttttttttacagagacagagtcagagagagggatagatagggacagacaggaacaggagaagcatcaatcattagttttttgttgtgacactttagttgttcattgattgctttctcctatgtgccttaaccatagggctacagcaaactgagtaaccccttgctcgagccagcgaccttgggtccaagctggtgagctttgctcaaaccagatgagcccatgctcaagctggtgaccccagggtcttgaacctgggtcctctatatcccagtccaacgctctgtccactgcgccaccgcctggtcaggcagcacattGCTGGTGTTAATGAACTTTCTACCTTCTGTGTTACTCAGTTGCAAGGGAAACTCTGAGTCTTTACTATAGCATCTCAGCCAGTAGAAGGCCTGTGGGGAGAGTTGGGTAGCTGGGCTATGCTCATAGGAAGCAGAAGCCAACCTAGGGCCTCAATCTTGGAGGTCTGGCACTGCCTAATCCTTGACCCACTTTGTACCCAGTAAAATTAtacttccagcctgaccaggcagtggcgcaatggataaagcatcggactgggatgcggaggacccaggttcgagaccccgaggttgccagcttgagcacgggctcatctagtttgagcagaaagctcaccagcttggacccaaggtctctggcttgagcaaggggttactcggtctgctgtagccccatggtcaaggaacatatgagaaagcaatcaatgaacaactaaggtgtcgcaatgaaaaactgataattgatgcttctcatctctctgtgcattcctgtctgtctgtccctatctatcgctctctctgactctctctctctctctctctctctgaaaaacaaaacaaaactatacttCCAGAATGCAAGAGGCTTCTAGACATAAGGCCCACATCCATAGGTGAGTGAAATAGCTATTAAAGGTGGACTTTTCCAAGAAAATTTAGAACCAGGAGAGGGGCACAtctaaattactaaaattagtttgtggccctggccggttggctcagcggtacagcgtcggcctggcgtgcgggagacccgggttcgattcccggccagggcacacaggagaagcgcccatctgcttctccacccctccccctctccttcctctctgtctctctcttcccctcctgcagccaaggctccattggagcaaagatggcccgggcgctggggatggctctgtggtctctgccccaggcgctagagtggctctggtcatggcagagcaaccccccggaggggcagagctttgcccctggtgggcatgccgggtggatcccggtcgggtgcatgcgggagtctgtctgactgtctctccccatttccagcttcagaaaaatacaaaaatagcctgacctgtggtggcgcagtggataaagcgttgacctggaaatgctgaggtcgccggttcaaaaccctgggcttgcctagtcaaggcacatatgggagttgatgcttccagctcctcccccccttctctctctgtctccccctctcctctctaaagatgaataaataactttttttaaaaaactgacattaaaaaaaaaatacaaaaataaataaataaaataaaattaatttgtgatctagtattttgggttttgttttttttattttattttatttactttttgtttattcattttagagaggagagggagagggagagaaagagaggagagacagagagagagagagatgggggaggagctagaagcatcaactcccatatgtgccttgaccaggcaagcccagggtttctaacctgcgacctcaggatttccaggtcgaggctttatccactgcaccaccacaggtcaggcgtgatcTAGTATTTTGGAAGGTTACCGGACACactgaaatttcatttttatgccccaaacacatacaaataaaaagtTCTAAACACATAATCCTATCCCAATAAAGCAAAGGAATGTCCTTACATGAGAAGAAATGgagatttctttaaaagaagcaGAAGGGGGCACCCATAGTGATGAAGGCCAAAGTCGGCGGCCTGCAGAGGGGCCAGGACACAGCCACATGGCTGCATTGCCACTGTCAGCCTGAAGCTGAGGACTTAGATGGTACTGCTTGCCTGCTGGTTCTGGAGCAATGTCTCTGAGTAATGGCCATGATCAGTGGCCCCTGGGGGAGAGCCTTCATCCCCTCACCCTCCATCCAGCAGTGcatcagaggccacagagaagtCACCTGCATTTCCCACCACATACAAGAAGTGCTACATAGCTGATGCCTTCTGAAGATCTGAGCACAATCAACCCCACAGAAGAGTAATTGGAACTGGGAtgttgcttgagtgtgggatcacagtcaaccccatggttgccagcttgagcccaaaggttgatggcttgagcaacgggtcactcgctctgctagagaccactggtcaaagcacatataagaaagcaatcaatgaaagtgctgcaacaaagaattgatgattctcatctctcttccttcttttctctctgtcccatctgtctccctgtctctctgtcgcagcaaaagaaaaacaaaaaacaaaaaacccagcctgactggtggtgcacagtggatagaggaccCCAGTTCTAAACCCCAACGTCACCAGCTAGAGttcaggcttgccagcttgagcacggggttgctggcttgagtgcaggatcatagacatgatcccaaagttgctggcttgagcacaaaggtcactggcttgagccccctggtgaggcacatatgagaagaaatcaacaaacaaagcctgatctgtggtggtgcagtgggtaaggcATTgggctggaatgctgaggtcactacagtgtgtctgtaaagtcatggtgcacttttgacgggtcacagggaagcaacaaaagacaatataaatgtgaaatctgcaccaaataaaaggaaaacccttgatggggatgcagcataatcaaatgtcaaaataacctagagatgttttctctgaacatatgtaccctgatttatcaatgtcaccccatcaaaattaaccaaaaaaaaaaaaaagaatttgtctcacagctaattcaggcagttagaagaatagtataaggatgctaattctgcttcttagGCCActtcctgcaaaaggggccccaagaaaattggtgatttggctcctctgattttgccaattggatttaaaaaaataggtcaggaacgccctgaaatggaactaacaatacaagggcataaatttaaaggacttttagatactggagctgatgtatctgttattgctaagctacattggcctccttcctggcccactcatgcagcagccacagaattacaaggtatagggcagagtaaatcccctcaacaaagttttagttttttacattgagaagattaagaaggtcattctggattttttaagccttatgtgcttcctggatggccagttaatctgtggggtagagatgttttgaaaaatacgggagcgttgcttgtcagtcctaagggtttagtcagtactcagatgcttgatcggggactTTTGCCCACTAggggactagggaaagaagagCGAGGAATTCTCcccccatagaagtggctccCAATaacagaaggtgtggattaggatatcaaaatttagcataggggtcTTGGTAGCttctgctaccccaataatgcattgtgcagacccaattacttggaaatcagataatcctgtatgggtagaccaatggctcctttctcaggagaaacttagggcagctgctcaattggtacaagagcagctacagcttgggcacattaaaCCATCTactagcccatggaatacacttccatattttgatcttgtcacttccttgattatcaaggggcataggcgacccttacagcttataggttttgagcctcaaaattattgttgttccttttttcaagtATCAACAACAATgcctctgggaaacttccactaaatggcaaatcgcttttgcaaatcaatggacaactttatactgaaacagtcaacttaaaatcagctcaaagatggcctgacctgtggtggcacagtggataaagcgttgacctggaaatgctgaggttgccggtttgaaaccctgggcttgcctggtcaaggcacatatgggagttgatgcttccagctcctccccccttctctctctctctctcctctctctctctctctctctctctgtctctccctctcctctctaaaatgaataaataaataatcagctcaaagactagaattatatgccattatcatggcttttcagcatttgccatatacctcctttaatctatatatagacagtaaatatttacttatggttgtttccactataaagactgctgtcttagggacaactgctgatgaactatttcagcagttcctccttcttcaaagacttctatgtcaacatagagctccatgttttataggacatactcgagctcactccaggctccttggagctttagcacaagggaatgcccttgttgatcaagctacccaaaagaaaattatttggagcaaccatgacagatcaagcaattcagtctcatactattcatcaccagaacgctgcagccctgtgtaaacagtttcaactttctcaggaagcagcacggcagattggtaaatcctgtccaaggtgtcctattctacaatctgtcccttcatttggagttaaccctcaaggactcctaccaggacaactttggcaaatggatgttactcataaaccttcatttggcaaacagtcctatgtccacgttacagtggatacttactctgccagaacaggagaggctgctaagcatgttatagctcattgtctgtatgcatttttctattattggatttcttaaactggttaaaacgaacaatgctcctgcatatgtagcaaaagcatttactgtattttgtcaaacctttcgaattatgggtatttcttacaatctttaaagtcaaggtattattaaagtgtacccagcaaatattttaaagtcaatttaaaaaaattttaaaggggggagtcatatcctggaactcctatgggtctaccatatcatgctttttactttaaaaatttttaatttcttttaaatgcttatgaacaggagacgccaattttttttctcctgcaaacttctaccttcttttatttgatccagctaataatactgttttgtcttttcccaaatagctctagatatacggaaaaggtttatataggcggatgggaatcctcaaacccctcagagagatcttctgagcatggcttttaaggcaccaagaggcagaaaaagcccaatagagatcaggtgaactaccagcttttaggatacgcccttaaaggctccaatgccccaaaggggtctcataggattccatctgggtcctgcttcaatagtgaaaaggaaggtcattgagctaaagcctgccaggcttacatgcctttgctgtgaggaaaaagggacactggaaggtaggcttccccctcactcctctaagggagggttcagtctcttccagccctgctccagccacctatgacctaaccttgcccagaatgctggggtttgtcactgaaggctgaggtgcccagggccgttggccccatctacaacactgtggacgagcctagggtatttcttccaagaagcaggtaaactgatctcatttgcacaagggccacttaactatgtcttgcctgaatagtcaggtttttagttcttccctcaaagatctctgttgtgggtgttgatagtcctattttctgctgctttgtttaatatatagtgtttcctttattcctcctacctcaatgccccactcatatttcaggctgggacctactcctaatttagagctctctttcccccttttgccaacttcttttttttttttttttacagaggcagagatagacagggacagacagacaggaacagagagagatgaaaagcatcaatcatcagtttctcgttgcgcattgcgacttcctagttgttcattgattgccttctctcatgtgccttgaccgtgggccctcagcagaccgagtaaccccttgctggagccagcgaccctgggtccaagctggcgagctctttgctcaagccagatgagcccgcgtgcaacctcggagtctcgaacctgggtccttccgcatcccagtccgacgctccatccactgcgccaccgcctggccaggcccttttgccaacttctattatgaatttatctttgccacccagcttagtgtatcccaaggttctctttaccatgccacagtcgcagagctccagggaaaagcaacctggtctcatctctccaggcagaggagaacagaagctccatctccacacatgctgcagatggcttttccaatctacctgaatcattaccagctagaagcagcggtcattgggacttggacgtgagctgcaaagtatagaattgtgacaacaattccagtgccatgcggacttttcctggactcctgctccttgtgacagctcctaacagactggggttgggttgcatttgcagggatctagaatggtgttggtgccaacttggacttggtgaacatgttaaggacactactcagttatggattgttgttgtattgaccaagagtttgcttaaaggctttaatcacagtaaaaaaataaataaataaaaaatagaagactggataaagaagatgtggcacatatacactagggtatgctactcagccataagaaatgatgacatcagatcatttacaacaaaatgggatcttgataacattatacggagtgaactaagtaaatcagaaaaaaacaagaactgcatgattccatacattggtgggacataaaaacaagactaagagacatggacaagagtgtggtggttacaggggtggggggagggaaggagggagaagggagtggggagggggaggggcacaaagaaaactagatagaaggtgacagaagacaatctgactttgggtgatgggtatgcaacataattgaagga
Proteins encoded in this region:
- the ZNF598 gene encoding E3 ubiquitin-protein ligase ZNF598 isoform X1 — its product is MTSLRKGRVRQETGRCAPRRAGREGAGALTMAAAAAAVVDTGSRRAALEAVTAAPERGGGSCVLCCGDLEATALGRCDHPVCYRCSTKMRVLCEQRYCAVCREELRQVVFGKKLPAFATIPIHQLQHEKKYDIYFADGKVFALYRQLLQHECPRCPELPPFGLFGDLEQHMRKQHELFCCKLCLKHLKIFTYERKWYSRKDLARHRMQGDPDDTSHRGHPLCKFCDERYLDNDELLKHLRRDHYFCHFCDSDGAQDYYSDYAYLREHFREKHFLCEEGRCSTEQFTHAFRTEIDLKAHKTACHSRSRAEARQNRQIDLQFSYTPRHSRRNEGCMPATGIVSGEDYEEVDRYNRQGRAGRASGRGAQQSRRGSWRYKREEEDREVAAAIQASVATQQLQELHRSEDREESSRLKKEEAGSWGPEEPRGSRRLLRTQGEGPGPKEASTNGPVNQEAFPAAGAPLLSALPSPISKLKDEDFPSLCTSSSCSTAAAPGPVGLALVYPVPTRGRSTFRDDDFPALVSSTAKPSTVPTSLISAWNNSSSKKVVQPTPGAQAAGGGSQPPRKSGKGGKGSKKGGLPPMEEEEEEDSRTGLTTQELRSVPTTVAVSSLLALASTQTFTKVGKKKKVGSEKLDAASPLPQFPDKDGPPGTEQAPLATTGRAEGPVAVIVNGHTEGPAPARSVPKEPPGLPRPLGPLPCPTSQEDFPALGGPSPPRMPPPPGFSSVVLLKGSPPPPPPGLVPPVSKPPPGFSGLPSTHPACVPSTTTTRALTPAPQAYLVPENFRERNLQLIQSIKDFLQSDEARFSEFKSHSGEFRQGIISAAQYYKSCRDLLGENFQKIFNELLVLLPDTAKQQELLSAHTDFRGQDRLPGTKAKKNKKSAWQASTQQMGLDCCVCPTCQQVLANGDVSSHQALHTAQDDDFPSLQAVARTLT
- the ZNF598 gene encoding E3 ubiquitin-protein ligase ZNF598 isoform X2 produces the protein MTSLRKGRVRQETGRCAPRRAGREGAGALTMAAAAAAVVDTGSRRAALEAVTAAPERGGGSCVLCCGDLEATALGRCDHPVCYRCSTKMRVLCEQRYCAVCREELRQVVFGKKLPAFATIPIHQLQHEKKYDIYFADGKVFALYRQLLQHECPRCPELPPFGLFGDLEQHMRKQHELFCCKLCLKHLKIFTYERKWYSRKDLARHRMQGDPDDTSHRGHPLCKFCDERYLDNDELLKHLRRDHYFCHFCDSDGAQDYYSDYAYLREHFREKHFLCEEGRCSTEQFTHAFRTEIDLKAHKTACHSRSRAEARQNRQIDLQFSYTPRHSRRNEGCMPATGIVSGEDYEEVDRYNRQGRAGRASGRGAQQSRRGSWREEEDREVAAAIQASVATQQLQELHRSEDREESSRLKKEEAGSWGPEEPRGSRRLLRTQGEGPGPKEASTNGPVNQEAFPAAGAPLLSALPSPISKLKDEDFPSLCTSSSCSTAAAPGPVGLALVYPVPTRGRSTFRDDDFPALVSSTAKPSTVPTSLISAWNNSSSKKVVQPTPGAQAAGGGSQPPRKSGKGGKGSKKGGLPPMEEEEEEDSRTGLTTQELRSVPTTVAVSSLLALASTQTFTKVGKKKKVGSEKLDAASPLPQFPDKDGPPGTEQAPLATTGRAEGPVAVIVNGHTEGPAPARSVPKEPPGLPRPLGPLPCPTSQEDFPALGGPSPPRMPPPPGFSSVVLLKGSPPPPPPGLVPPVSKPPPGFSGLPSTHPACVPSTTTTRALTPAPQAYLVPENFRERNLQLIQSIKDFLQSDEARFSEFKSHSGEFRQGIISAAQYYKSCRDLLGENFQKIFNELLVLLPDTAKQQELLSAHTDFRGQDRLPGTKAKKNKKSAWQASTQQMGLDCCVCPTCQQVLANGDVSSHQALHTAQDDDFPSLQAVARTLT
- the ZNF598 gene encoding E3 ubiquitin-protein ligase ZNF598 isoform X4, with the protein product MTSLRKGRVRQETGRCAPRRAGREGAGALTMAAAAAAVVDTGSRRAALEAVTAAPERGGGSCVLCCGDLEATALGRCDHPVCYRCSTKMRVLCEQRYCAVCREELRQVVFGKKLPAFATIPIHQLQHEKKYDIYFADGKVFALYRQLLQHECPRCPELPPFGLFGDLEQHMRKQHELFCCKLCLKHLKIFTYERKWYSRKDLARHRMQGDPDDTSHRGHPLCKFCDERYLDNDELLKHLRRDHYFCHFCDSDGAQDYYSDYAYLREHFREKHFLCEEGRCSTEQFTHAFRTEIDLKAHKTACHSRSRAEARQNRQIDLQFSYTPRHSRRNEGIVSGEDYEEVDRYNRQGRAGRASGRGAQQSRRGSWREEEDREVAAAIQASVATQQLQELHRSEDREESSRLKKEEAGSWGPEEPRGSRRLLRTQGEGPGPKEASTNGPVNQEAFPAAGAPLLSALPSPISKLKDEDFPSLCTSSSCSTAAAPGPVGLALVYPVPTRGRSTFRDDDFPALVSSTAKPSTVPTSLISAWNNSSSKKVVQPTPGAQAAGGGSQPPRKSGKGGKGSKKGGLPPMEEEEEEDSRTGLTTQELRSVPTTVAVSSLLALASTQTFTKVGKKKKVGSEKLDAASPLPQFPDKDGPPGTEQAPLATTGRAEGPVAVIVNGHTEGPAPARSVPKEPPGLPRPLGPLPCPTSQEDFPALGGPSPPRMPPPPGFSSVVLLKGSPPPPPPGLVPPVSKPPPGFSGLPSTHPACVPSTTTTRALTPAPQAYLVPENFRERNLQLIQSIKDFLQSDEARFSEFKSHSGEFRQGIISAAQYYKSCRDLLGENFQKIFNELLVLLPDTAKQQELLSAHTDFRGQDRLPGTKAKKNKKSAWQASTQQMGLDCCVCPTCQQVLANGDVSSHQALHTAQDDDFPSLQAVARTLT